Proteins encoded together in one Bacteroides zoogleoformans window:
- a CDS encoding B3/B4 domain-containing protein yields the protein MYKITVSEEIKQACPIFRGAAIYAAVANTPFSEGLWEEIKAFTQELRNSETTDSIKCQPVITATREAYKRCGKDPSRYRPSAEALRRRLLRGLNLYQIDTLVDLINLVSLRTGYSIGGFDADKIEGFQLELGIGRTDESFEGIGRGFLNIEGLPVYRDSVGGIGTPTSDHERTKMDLNTHHILVIINGYNGLDGLPEAAEMTQELLRKYASSDGGSIQYFYEKESSRL from the coding sequence ATGTATAAGATTACTGTATCAGAAGAGATAAAACAAGCCTGCCCCATTTTCAGAGGTGCAGCCATATACGCGGCAGTAGCCAATACCCCCTTCAGCGAAGGCCTATGGGAGGAAATCAAAGCCTTCACCCAAGAGTTAAGAAACAGTGAAACAACGGACAGCATCAAGTGTCAGCCTGTCATTACCGCCACCCGCGAAGCTTACAAACGCTGCGGCAAAGACCCCAGCCGTTACCGTCCTTCGGCCGAAGCATTGCGTCGACGACTCTTGCGCGGACTAAACCTTTATCAAATTGACACACTGGTCGATTTAATCAATCTTGTATCTTTGCGCACCGGCTACTCCATCGGAGGCTTTGATGCCGACAAAATAGAAGGATTCCAACTCGAACTCGGCATCGGGCGCACCGATGAATCGTTCGAAGGCATCGGACGAGGCTTCTTGAACATTGAAGGCTTACCTGTATATCGGGACTCCGTCGGAGGCATAGGCACACCTACCAGTGACCATGAGCGGACAAAAATGGACTTGAATACTCACCACATACTTGTCATCATCAATGGTTACAATGGCTTAGACGGCCTGCCTGAAGCCGCTGAAATGACACAAGAATTGCTACGGAAGTACGCCTCCTCCGATGGTGGCAGCATACAATATTTTTATGAAAAAGAAAGTTCCCGATTATGA
- the pgeF gene encoding peptidoglycan editing factor PgeF — translation MIPLTTDKRMLGYEVLASYPDISCFVTTRHGGCSQGNYASFNCTPYTGDNTACVRKNQEILCEGLPQRPEELIIPYQVYGIKSLVIDKSYRQATEKERYVMLQGIDALITRETGCCICISTADCIPILLYDPTHRVAAAIHAGWRGTVKRILHRNVETMRTLFHTDEKELIACIGPGISLSAFEVGDEVYEAFRENGFPMDYISVWKPETHKHHIDLWAANRLQLLDLGVSSTQVETAGICTFSQQEDFFSARRLGTKSGRILSGIMINK, via the coding sequence ATGATTCCTCTCACAACCGATAAAAGGATGTTGGGATATGAGGTACTTGCCTCCTATCCCGACATTTCTTGTTTTGTAACAACCCGTCACGGAGGATGTAGCCAAGGTAACTATGCCTCGTTCAACTGCACGCCCTACACCGGCGATAACACAGCATGCGTCCGGAAGAATCAGGAAATATTGTGCGAAGGACTGCCACAACGTCCGGAAGAACTTATCATCCCTTACCAAGTGTATGGTATAAAATCTCTTGTGATAGACAAAAGTTATCGACAAGCTACGGAAAAGGAACGGTATGTCATGTTGCAAGGAATCGATGCGCTGATTACCCGTGAGACGGGCTGCTGCATCTGCATTTCCACAGCAGACTGCATCCCTATTTTACTCTATGACCCAACTCACAGAGTGGCAGCTGCCATCCATGCCGGCTGGAGAGGAACAGTAAAACGCATTCTGCATCGCAATGTAGAAACCATGCGGACACTCTTTCATACCGATGAAAAGGAACTCATTGCCTGCATCGGTCCCGGCATCTCTCTTTCCGCATTCGAGGTAGGCGATGAAGTATACGAAGCTTTCCGGGAAAACGGCTTTCCGATGGACTATATTTCCGTATGGAAGCCCGAAACTCATAAACATCACATCGACTTGTGGGCAGCCAATCGTCTGCAACTGCTTGACCTTGGCGTATCTTCCACACAAGTGGAAACTGCCGGGATTTGTACTTTCAGTCAACAAGAGGATTTCTTTTCGGCACGACGGCTGGGAACTAAATCTGGACGTATACTGTCGGGAATCATGATAAATAAATGA
- the obgE gene encoding GTPase ObgE has translation MAESNFVDYVKIYCRSGKGGRGSTHMRRAKYVPNGGPDGGDGGRGGHIILRGNRNYWTLLHLRYDRHIMAGHGESGSKSCSTGKDGADKVIEVPCGTVVYNAETGEYLCDVTEHGQEVILLKGGRGGQGNTHFKTATRQAPRFAQPGEPMQEMTVIMELKLLADVGLVGFPNAGKSTLLAALSSAKPKIANYPFTTMEPNLGIVSYREGRSFVMADIPGIIEGASQGRGLGLRFLRHIERNSLLLFMVPADSDDIRKEYEILLNELKNFNPEMLDKQRVLAVTKCDMLDQELMDEIKPTLPENIPHIFLSAISGMGVSVLKDVLWEELNKESNRMESKVESIAHRAKDLGHLQQELKEEGEDITIEYVEDEDDIEDLEDFEYEEDWEEDGK, from the coding sequence ATGGCTGAATCAAATTTTGTTGACTACGTAAAAATATACTGCCGTTCCGGCAAAGGCGGACGAGGCTCCACACACATGAGGCGCGCGAAATACGTACCTAATGGAGGTCCAGACGGAGGTGACGGAGGACGAGGAGGTCATATCATTCTGCGTGGCAACCGTAACTATTGGACATTGCTGCACTTGCGCTACGACCGCCACATCATGGCGGGACACGGCGAATCCGGCTCTAAGAGCTGTAGTACCGGCAAGGATGGTGCCGACAAAGTAATCGAAGTACCCTGCGGCACCGTTGTTTACAACGCTGAAACCGGCGAATACCTTTGCGACGTGACGGAGCATGGACAAGAAGTCATCTTGCTGAAAGGCGGACGAGGCGGACAAGGAAACACCCACTTCAAGACAGCCACACGGCAGGCTCCCCGCTTCGCACAGCCGGGCGAACCCATGCAGGAAATGACGGTCATCATGGAGCTGAAGTTGCTGGCAGACGTCGGTCTGGTAGGTTTCCCAAATGCCGGAAAATCAACTCTGCTTGCCGCATTGTCTTCGGCAAAACCCAAGATTGCCAACTACCCATTCACCACGATGGAACCTAATCTGGGAATTGTATCTTATCGTGAAGGAAGATCGTTTGTCATGGCGGATATTCCGGGCATCATCGAAGGCGCCAGCCAAGGCCGCGGTTTGGGTTTACGCTTTCTGCGACACATCGAGCGAAATTCACTGCTGCTCTTCATGGTGCCTGCCGATAGTGATGACATCCGCAAAGAGTATGAGATTCTGCTGAATGAATTAAAAAATTTCAACCCCGAAATGCTGGACAAACAGCGTGTATTGGCCGTCACCAAATGTGACATGCTGGATCAGGAACTGATGGATGAGATAAAGCCTACACTTCCTGAAAATATTCCACATATATTCTTATCTGCCATCTCCGGCATGGGCGTATCTGTGCTGAAAGACGTTCTTTGGGAAGAGTTGAATAAAGAAAGCAACCGGATGGAAAGTAAAGTGGAAAGTATCGCCCATCGCGCCAAAGACCTTGGTCACTTGCAACAGGAGCTGAAAGAAGAAGGTGAAGATATCACCATAGAATATGTGGAAGATGAGGATGACATAGAGGATTTGGAGGATTTTGAATATGAAGAAGATTGGGAGGAAGACGGAAAATGA
- a CDS encoding adenylate kinase, translating into MLNIVIFGAPGSGKGTQSERIVEKYGINHISTGDVLRAEIKNGTELGKTAKDYIDQGQLIPDSLMIDILASVFDSFEDSKGVIFDGFPRTIAQAEALKVMLKERGQEVSVMLDLEVPEAELMVRLIKRGKDSGRADDNEETIKKRLNVYHSQTAPLIDWYKSEGQYRHIKGLGTMEGIFADICTEIDKMGGKQ; encoded by the coding sequence ATGTTGAACATTGTAATTTTCGGTGCACCCGGTTCAGGCAAGGGAACACAAAGCGAAAGAATAGTAGAGAAATATGGCATCAACCACATTTCTACCGGAGATGTGCTCCGTGCGGAAATCAAGAACGGAACAGAGCTCGGGAAGACAGCCAAAGACTACATCGACCAAGGACAACTGATTCCCGACTCCTTGATGATTGATATTCTGGCAAGTGTATTCGACAGTTTCGAAGACAGCAAAGGGGTTATTTTTGACGGCTTTCCCAGAACCATTGCACAAGCAGAAGCGTTGAAAGTGATGCTGAAAGAGAGAGGACAGGAAGTGAGTGTCATGCTCGACCTCGAAGTTCCGGAAGCTGAGCTGATGGTTCGTCTCATCAAACGTGGAAAAGATTCCGGCCGTGCTGATGACAACGAAGAAACCATCAAGAAACGCTTGAATGTTTATCACTCACAGACAGCACCGCTTATCGACTGGTACAAGTCGGAGGGTCAATACCGACACATCAAAGGATTAGGCACGATGGAAGGTATCTTTGCCGACATCTGCACGGAAATCGACAAAATGGGCGGTAAGCAATGA
- the hpt gene encoding hypoxanthine phosphoribosyltransferase, whose product MDTIQIKDKKFSISIKEQDILREVTRVANEINRDLAEKNPLFVSVLNGSFMFTSDLMKRITIPCEISFVKLASYQGLSSTGVIKEVIGINEDLTDRTVVIVEDIVDTGLTMQRLLETLGTRNPKEIHIASLLVKPEKLKVDLNIEYVAMNIPNDFIVGYGLDYDGFGRNYPDIYTVME is encoded by the coding sequence ATGGATACCATACAGATAAAAGACAAAAAGTTCTCTATCTCTATCAAGGAGCAGGACATACTGAGAGAAGTGACACGCGTGGCAAACGAAATAAACCGTGACCTGGCCGAAAAGAACCCGCTGTTTGTCAGCGTGCTGAATGGCTCGTTCATGTTTACTTCCGACTTAATGAAACGCATCACCATTCCTTGTGAAATATCATTCGTCAAGTTGGCCTCCTATCAGGGTCTCTCATCTACCGGAGTAATCAAGGAAGTAATAGGCATCAACGAAGACCTCACAGACCGCACTGTGGTCATCGTAGAAGACATCGTGGATACGGGGCTTACCATGCAACGCTTGCTGGAAACCCTCGGCACCCGGAATCCCAAAGAAATTCACATTGCCTCGTTGCTGGTAAAACCCGAAAAGCTTAAAGTGGACTTGAACATAGAATACGTGGCCATGAACATCCCGAACGACTTTATCGTGGGCTACGGATTGGACTATGACGGATTCGGACGTAACTATCCCGACATTTATACGGTAATGGAATAA
- a CDS encoding DUF4286 family protein has protein sequence MLIYNTTYHVEEGDEKNFLIWMQEYYLPEVEKKGMLHTPRILRILSHIEKGSVCFSVQFEVGDSALLHRWHREQGAELNGELQRTFKDKVIGFPTLMEVME, from the coding sequence ATGCTGATATATAATACAACGTATCATGTTGAAGAAGGGGATGAGAAGAACTTCTTGATTTGGATGCAGGAATATTATCTTCCTGAAGTAGAAAAAAAAGGAATGTTGCATACTCCCCGGATATTACGTATATTGAGCCACATAGAGAAGGGCAGTGTTTGCTTCTCTGTTCAATTCGAGGTGGGGGATTCTGCTCTTTTGCACCGTTGGCATCGGGAACAAGGAGCAGAACTGAATGGTGAACTGCAAAGGACATTTAAGGATAAAGTTATCGGCTTTCCTACTTTAATGGAGGTTATGGAGTGA
- the ruvC gene encoding crossover junction endodeoxyribonuclease RuvC, protein MIQPVKEKIILGIDPGTTIMGYGVLCVKGVKPEMVAMGIIDLRKFSNHYLKLRHIHERVLGIIEGYLPDELAIEAPFFGKNVQSMLKLGRAQGVAMAVALSRDIPITEYAPLKIKMAITGNGQASKEQVADMLQRMLHISKEDMPIFMDATDGLAAAYCHFLQMGRPAVEKNYHGWKDFIAKNPDKVKK, encoded by the coding sequence GTGATACAACCGGTCAAAGAGAAGATTATTCTGGGCATTGACCCCGGTACGACTATTATGGGATATGGCGTATTGTGCGTGAAAGGAGTGAAGCCTGAAATGGTGGCTATGGGGATTATCGACCTTCGCAAGTTTAGCAACCACTATCTGAAACTGCGGCATATTCATGAGCGTGTGTTGGGGATTATTGAAGGCTACCTGCCGGATGAGTTGGCCATTGAGGCACCGTTTTTCGGAAAAAATGTACAGTCTATGTTGAAACTGGGCCGGGCACAAGGTGTGGCAATGGCAGTTGCCCTGAGCCGTGATATTCCGATCACGGAGTATGCGCCTCTGAAGATAAAGATGGCGATAACCGGAAACGGGCAGGCATCCAAAGAGCAAGTGGCAGATATGTTGCAGCGAATGTTGCATATCTCAAAAGAAGATATGCCGATATTTATGGATGCAACGGACGGACTTGCTGCTGCTTATTGCCATTTTCTGCAGATGGGGCGTCCGGCAGTAGAGAAAAACTATCACGGATGGAAAGACTTTATAGCCAAGAATCCGGACAAGGTGAAGAAATGA
- the pulA gene encoding type I pullulanase: MNLKDLAIIGVTAATVAGCASAKKEYASYELYPVRSGSLTEMEYSPTVTRFSLWAPTADEVRLMLFETGDGGHAYETISMQLSEEGTWKADVERDMKGKFYTFNVKINGKWLGDTPGINARAVGVNGKRAAIIDMRTTDPEGWADDKRPALVSPADVIIYEMHHRDFSIDSLSGIRHKGKFLALTETGTVNPDNLPTGIDHLKELGITHVHILPSYDYASVDETKLSENKYNWGYDPQNYNVPDGSYSTDPYTPEVRIREFKQMVQALHRAGIRVVLDVVYNHTYNTSDSNFERTAPGYFYRQRPDGTYADGSACGNETASNRPMMRKYMIESVLYWMNEYHIDGFRFDLMGIHDIETMNEIRKAATAVDPTVFIYGEGWAASAPQMAADSLAMKANTYKMPGIAAFSDEMRDALRGPFNDNHQGAFLAGLPGGEESIKFGIAGAVKHPQVNYDSVNYSKAPWAEQPTQMIGYVSCHDDMCLVDRLKASVPGITPEELVKLDKLAQTAVFTSQGVPFIYAGEEVMRDKKGVHNSFESPDSVNAIDWRRKTQHADVFAYYKGLIQLRKSHPAFRMGDADMVRRHLEFLPVEGNNLIAFRLKDHANGDGWEEIIVVLNARKERALISLPEGKYIVVCKDGFIDRQGLGTLYGGEIGISAQSAMILWK; encoded by the coding sequence ATGAACTTGAAAGATTTAGCCATTATAGGAGTAACTGCAGCGACTGTTGCAGGTTGTGCTTCTGCCAAAAAGGAGTATGCTTCTTACGAATTATATCCGGTACGTTCGGGTAGTCTCACAGAGATGGAATACAGCCCGACCGTGACTCGTTTTTCTCTATGGGCACCTACGGCCGACGAAGTTCGTCTGATGTTGTTTGAAACTGGAGACGGTGGACATGCTTATGAGACTATCTCAATGCAGCTTTCTGAAGAAGGGACGTGGAAGGCAGATGTTGAGCGAGATATGAAAGGGAAATTTTATACTTTCAACGTGAAAATCAACGGTAAATGGTTGGGTGATACTCCGGGCATCAATGCTCGTGCCGTAGGCGTAAACGGCAAACGTGCGGCAATCATTGACATGAGGACCACCGACCCTGAAGGTTGGGCAGACGACAAACGTCCCGCGTTGGTTTCTCCGGCAGATGTGATTATCTATGAGATGCACCACCGGGATTTCTCAATAGACTCTTTATCCGGCATTCGGCATAAAGGTAAGTTCTTGGCGCTTACCGAGACGGGCACAGTGAACCCTGACAACTTGCCGACCGGAATCGACCACCTCAAGGAACTGGGCATCACGCATGTACACATCCTTCCTTCCTATGATTATGCTTCGGTTGATGAAACCAAGTTGAGTGAGAACAAATACAATTGGGGATACGACCCACAAAACTACAATGTGCCCGACGGTTCTTATTCCACAGACCCTTATACGCCCGAAGTACGTATCCGTGAATTCAAGCAGATGGTGCAGGCATTGCATAGAGCCGGCATCCGGGTGGTATTGGATGTGGTTTATAATCATACCTACAATACGTCCGACAGTAATTTCGAGCGTACGGCACCCGGCTATTTCTATCGTCAGCGACCCGATGGAACGTATGCCGACGGTTCGGCTTGCGGAAATGAGACGGCCAGCAATCGTCCCATGATGCGCAAATATATGATAGAATCCGTACTGTATTGGATGAACGAGTATCACATCGACGGTTTCCGTTTCGACCTGATGGGCATTCACGATATTGAAACCATGAACGAGATACGTAAGGCTGCAACGGCTGTCGACCCCACCGTTTTTATATATGGTGAAGGTTGGGCTGCATCGGCTCCGCAGATGGCGGCAGATTCTTTGGCCATGAAAGCCAACACATACAAGATGCCGGGCATTGCCGCTTTCTCCGATGAGATGCGTGATGCATTGCGTGGCCCGTTCAATGATAATCATCAAGGCGCCTTTTTGGCCGGTCTGCCGGGAGGAGAAGAAAGTATTAAATTTGGCATTGCAGGTGCGGTGAAGCATCCGCAAGTCAATTACGATTCCGTGAACTACAGTAAAGCTCCGTGGGCAGAACAACCAACGCAGATGATCGGCTATGTGTCTTGCCATGACGACATGTGTTTGGTGGACAGGCTTAAGGCGAGTGTTCCCGGCATAACTCCCGAAGAATTGGTGAAGTTGGATAAATTGGCACAAACGGCAGTGTTTACTTCGCAAGGAGTTCCGTTTATTTATGCCGGTGAGGAAGTAATGCGCGATAAGAAAGGAGTACATAACAGTTTTGAAAGTCCTGACTCCGTAAATGCGATAGATTGGCGTCGCAAGACACAGCATGCCGATGTATTTGCCTACTACAAAGGTTTGATACAACTGCGTAAGTCGCATCCGGCTTTCCGTATGGGCGATGCCGATATGGTACGCAGGCATTTGGAATTTCTTCCGGTAGAAGGTAATAATCTGATTGCTTTCCGGCTGAAAGACCATGCTAACGGAGACGGATGGGAAGAAATTATCGTGGTGCTCAATGCCCGCAAGGAACGTGCCCTCATTTCCTTGCCCGAAGGAAAATATATCGTGGTATGCAAGGATGGTTTCATCGACCGGCAGGGATTAGGCACATTGTATGGTGGCGAGATAGGCATCTCCGCACAGTCGGCAATGATCTTGTGGAAGTGA
- the fsa gene encoding fructose-6-phosphate aldolase — protein sequence MKFFIDTANLEQIREAYDLGVLDGVTTNPSLMAKEGIKGVDNQRKHYVDICNIVQGDVSAEVIATDYEGIIREGEELAALNPHIVVKVPCIADGIKAIKYFSEKGIRTNCTLIFSVGQALLAAKAGATYVSPFVGRLDDISEDGIALVGKIVEIYRYYGYATQVLAASIRHTAHIIQCLEVGADVATCPLSAIKGLLNHPLTDAGLKKFLEDYKRVNN from the coding sequence ATGAAATTTTTTATTGATACGGCCAATCTGGAACAGATTCGGGAAGCCTATGATTTAGGTGTGCTCGATGGCGTTACAACCAACCCTTCGCTTATGGCCAAAGAAGGAATCAAAGGAGTAGATAATCAGCGTAAGCATTATGTGGATATCTGCAATATTGTGCAGGGAGATGTGAGCGCCGAAGTGATTGCCACCGATTACGAAGGTATCATTCGGGAGGGAGAAGAGCTGGCAGCTTTGAACCCCCACATTGTGGTGAAAGTACCTTGTATTGCCGACGGCATCAAAGCCATCAAATATTTCTCGGAAAAAGGCATTCGCACGAACTGTACATTGATTTTCTCTGTGGGACAGGCACTGTTGGCTGCCAAAGCCGGTGCCACGTATGTGTCTCCATTTGTGGGTCGGCTCGATGATATCAGTGAAGATGGCATTGCGTTGGTGGGCAAAATCGTTGAGATATATCGCTACTATGGTTATGCCACTCAGGTGCTTGCTGCTTCTATCCGTCATACGGCACATATCATTCAGTGTCTTGAAGTAGGTGCTGATGTGGCAACTTGTCCGCTTTCGGCCATCAAGGGATTACTCAATCATCCCTTGACGGATGCAGGCTTGAAGAAGTTTCTTGAAGACTACAAGCGGGTGAACAACTAA
- a CDS encoding LTA synthase family protein — MKERLIGFIKTYCLFVFIFVLQKPLFMLFYQSLYSEVSRSDWWSVVWHGLPLDFSLAGYLTAIPGFLFVASAWTLSGFLHRLRCGYCLFISILLSIIFIVDLGLYEYWGFRLDATPLFYFFSSPKDAIASVSVWVVLGGIVAIAVYAACIYGLFYAVLLQKKQWQQIKLPYYRLRTSGVLLLMTGLLFIPIRGGFTVSTMNVGKVYYSANQRLNHAAINPAFSLMESLAKQKDFGKQYRFMKAEEADAIFRSLLDPSVLEDNAETTVSLRQPEDSLHTLFTTRRPNVLFVILESFSSKLMTALGGEPDIAIHLDSLSKEGVLFTNFYANSFRTDRGLVAILSGYPAQPTTSIMKYPRKTQSIPAIAGCLKKAGYETKYYYGGDADFTNMRSYLMSSGFENIVSDKDFPIAERLSKWGAHDHVVFNRLLEDLTRRSERSEGRFVSNEEQRSFFYVLQTSSSHEPFDVPYRRLENNRLNAFAYTDSCVGDFVNRFRKLPAWKNTVIVFVPDHLGAYPEHVDNLSLERYRIPLLMVGGAVREPQRVDVYGSQHDIAATLLSQLGLPHNEFIFSKDMLNPSVPHFAFFTVPDAFGMVTEENQVIYDCQAGKVVVDEGESKGKNLSLGQAYLQKLYDDIAQR; from the coding sequence ATGAAAGAAAGGCTTATAGGATTTATAAAGACTTACTGTTTGTTCGTCTTTATTTTTGTACTGCAAAAACCTTTGTTCATGCTATTCTACCAATCGTTGTATTCCGAGGTTTCACGGAGTGATTGGTGGAGTGTTGTTTGGCATGGATTACCGCTTGATTTTTCTTTGGCCGGTTATCTGACCGCCATTCCCGGCTTTCTTTTTGTTGCTTCCGCTTGGACACTGTCCGGTTTTCTTCATCGCCTTCGATGTGGCTATTGCCTTTTCATTTCCATCCTGCTTTCCATTATCTTCATTGTAGATTTAGGATTATACGAATATTGGGGATTCCGATTGGATGCTACGCCGCTTTTCTATTTTTTCTCTTCACCTAAGGATGCAATAGCCAGTGTCAGTGTCTGGGTGGTGTTGGGAGGAATAGTTGCTATAGCTGTTTATGCGGCATGTATATATGGTCTATTCTATGCCGTTTTGTTACAAAAGAAGCAATGGCAGCAGATAAAATTACCCTACTACCGTTTGAGGACATCCGGTGTATTGCTGCTGATGACCGGATTGTTGTTTATACCTATTCGCGGAGGTTTTACGGTCTCTACGATGAACGTGGGGAAGGTCTATTACAGTGCTAATCAACGTCTGAATCATGCTGCCATCAATCCGGCATTCAGCCTGATGGAGTCGCTCGCCAAGCAGAAAGACTTCGGCAAGCAATACCGCTTTATGAAGGCCGAAGAAGCCGATGCTATCTTCAGGAGCCTGCTCGACCCGTCTGTGCTTGAGGACAATGCCGAAACAACCGTTTCCTTACGGCAGCCTGAAGATTCATTGCATACATTGTTTACTACTCGACGTCCGAATGTACTTTTTGTTATTCTGGAGAGTTTCTCCTCCAAGTTGATGACAGCGCTGGGCGGTGAACCGGATATTGCCATACATCTGGATAGCCTGAGCAAGGAGGGGGTACTTTTTACAAACTTCTATGCCAATAGTTTCCGTACAGACCGTGGACTGGTAGCCATCTTAAGCGGTTATCCTGCTCAACCTACTACAAGTATTATGAAATATCCGCGCAAGACGCAGTCTATTCCGGCCATTGCAGGCTGCTTGAAGAAAGCGGGCTATGAAACCAAATACTATTATGGCGGTGATGCCGATTTTACGAATATGCGTTCTTATCTCATGTCGTCAGGTTTTGAAAATATAGTTTCAGACAAAGACTTCCCTATAGCGGAACGCTTGAGCAAGTGGGGAGCACACGACCATGTGGTATTCAATCGTCTGCTGGAGGATCTGACCCGACGTTCGGAAAGGAGCGAAGGACGATTCGTGTCGAATGAGGAACAAAGGTCGTTCTTCTATGTATTGCAGACTTCCAGCAGTCACGAACCCTTTGACGTTCCTTATCGTAGGCTGGAGAACAATCGTTTGAATGCATTTGCTTATACGGATAGTTGTGTAGGCGACTTTGTAAATCGCTTCCGTAAGTTGCCGGCATGGAAAAATACGGTGATAGTTTTTGTGCCCGATCATTTGGGGGCTTATCCCGAACATGTTGACAATCTTTCTTTGGAACGTTACCGAATACCGTTGTTGATGGTGGGCGGTGCAGTTCGCGAGCCGCAACGCGTTGACGTGTATGGTTCGCAACATGATATTGCCGCTACGTTGTTGTCTCAGTTAGGCTTGCCTCATAATGAATTTATTTTCAGTAAAGATATGTTGAACCCTTCTGTTCCTCATTTTGCTTTCTTCACAGTGCCCGATGCTTTCGGCATGGTGACGGAGGAGAATCAGGTGATATACGATTGTCAGGCTGGCAAGGTGGTGGTAGACGAAGGGGAGTCAAAAGGTAAAAACCTGTCGCTTGGGCAGGCTTATCTGCAAAAATTGTATGACGATATAGCCCAAAGATAA
- a CDS encoding phosphatase PAP2 family protein, which produces MVLFMNILQQAVEADTNVFFFFNRMHSEFFDYFMSAYSGKWVWVPMYAAIWYVMLRSFHWKVTLCCVLGLALTIVLADQVCATLIRPYVERLRPSNLENPISEMVHLVNNRRGGRYGFPSCHAANTFGLAFFIFFLFRRRWLTLFMALWALLTCYSRVYLGVHYPGDLLAGTLVGLAGAYVMYRLFMKVSGHKHAQQVTHIYAPVLIGGITIVGIFIYALISTLRTDDLPLS; this is translated from the coding sequence ATGGTATTATTCATGAATATTCTTCAGCAGGCGGTGGAAGCGGACACAAACGTTTTCTTTTTCTTCAACCGGATGCATAGTGAGTTTTTCGACTATTTTATGAGTGCTTATAGCGGCAAATGGGTGTGGGTACCTATGTATGCGGCCATCTGGTATGTGATGTTGCGCAGCTTTCATTGGAAGGTCACTTTATGTTGTGTGCTGGGATTGGCTTTGACAATTGTTTTGGCCGATCAAGTGTGTGCCACATTGATACGCCCCTATGTAGAGCGTTTGCGTCCTTCCAATCTTGAAAACCCTATTTCGGAGATGGTGCATCTTGTGAATAATCGCCGTGGGGGACGCTATGGCTTTCCTTCGTGCCATGCAGCCAACACTTTCGGTCTGGCTTTCTTCATCTTCTTTTTGTTTCGTAGGCGATGGCTTACCCTTTTCATGGCTCTATGGGCTTTGCTCACCTGTTATTCAAGGGTTTATCTCGGTGTGCACTATCCCGGTGATTTGCTGGCAGGCACATTGGTCGGTCTGGCCGGTGCCTATGTCATGTATCGTTTGTTTATGAAGGTCAGCGGTCACAAACATGCCCAACAGGTCACCCATATTTATGCTCCTGTATTGATAGGAGGGATAACCATTGTGGGAATATTTATTTATGCACTGATAAGCACGCTCAGAACTGATGACTTGCCGTTATCATGA